One genomic window of Polyangium aurulentum includes the following:
- a CDS encoding (2Fe-2S)-binding protein has protein sequence MSVRIRVNGVERTLDVDPEMPLLWALRDVLGLTGTKFGCGQAFCGACTVHLDGQVVRACVTPVRRADGHAVTTIEGLAPDGNHPLQKAWAEMGVPQCGFCQAGQIMTAAALLKKKPKPSDDEIDQSMVGNLCRCGTYPRIRAAIRKAAGMPENDR, from the coding sequence ATGAGCGTACGTATCCGCGTGAACGGCGTCGAACGGACGCTCGACGTAGACCCCGAAATGCCGCTCCTCTGGGCGCTGCGAGACGTCCTCGGCCTCACCGGGACGAAATTCGGCTGCGGTCAGGCGTTCTGCGGCGCGTGCACCGTGCACCTGGATGGCCAGGTCGTGCGCGCGTGCGTGACCCCGGTGCGCCGCGCCGACGGGCACGCGGTCACGACGATCGAGGGGCTCGCGCCGGACGGCAACCACCCGCTGCAGAAGGCGTGGGCCGAGATGGGCGTGCCGCAATGCGGGTTCTGCCAGGCCGGGCAGATCATGACCGCGGCGGCGCTGCTGAAGAAGAAGCCGAAGCCGTCGGACGACGAGATCGACCAATCGATGGTCGGCAATCTCTGTCGCTGCGGCACGTACCCGAGGATTCGCGCGGCGATCCGCAAGGCCGCCGGGATGCCGGAGAACGACCGATGA